One window of the Rufibacter radiotolerans genome contains the following:
- a CDS encoding S8/S53 family peptidase, translated as MGKSAGASSVQQVVQRVASTPAAKKFPHAAPMAEAKTLAKNGVDLSLIYQLRYTPGQSFLQIKKDLLATGLVEYVEPLYLYEPLHIPNDPLADSVSGSQNYLKIINAYRAWDISKGDSNVVVGILDTGVRLTHEDLRGNLKCNYADPIDGIDNDGDGYVDNFRGWDMADGDNDPTADANGHGTFVTGFSSAQANNGIGITGVGYNCKFLPIKVFSSQSNGPFRGYDAIVYAADHGVKVINLSWGAAGNYSAYEQDVINYAAINRDVVIVAAAGNTNAELDFYPASYQNVLSVAALDKYDVKGSSHTFSYAIDLGALGVDAFSTQNASDSRYSSASGSSFASPIVAGAAALVRSRFPTLTALQVAERIRVTADEIYTIPGNAPYYEKLGKGRLNVYRALAENTTKAARITAVNLVNNGALLPGEEVQLTGSCTNYLQPLSALTVTISSTSPYIQVLQDRATLGAMATLASSSNQATPFKIKIAANTPSNTTIDLRFSFADGAYTDFQYVKLVLNPSFLTTDVNDLVASVMSTGNIGYNGLNYSQGKGVTYRGSSPLLAEGGLLIGYSPTYVSDNIRNEKGGTDKDFYSVSTLFRQVNSPYADFHASNVMEDSLTVTKNKSLKIQQNVFAWKDNPNRGYVMLEYILTNRTTEPIENAYAGFFTDWDLLAASKNVVEWDNQLRLGFIRHITDTTLWTGIQLLSEGTPGFYALENSSATPGTINMGDGFSAQEKYLAMSGGVQREKAGFDTGKDVSLLVSSPIKSLPPNEHDTVAFAIVAGNTRAEISQSAAAALRKYQQLQTARTVTSSPGLLPADAVSLYPNPTQGQVTVSLPAAMQQTTVTVQLVNARGEIAWQGPYSRTDKPSLDFSHLASGIYYLRLTSAAGTVTKKLMLSK; from the coding sequence TTGGGAAAAAGCGCGGGAGCCTCTTCCGTGCAACAAGTGGTACAGCGCGTGGCCTCTACGCCGGCAGCCAAGAAATTCCCGCATGCCGCCCCAATGGCAGAAGCCAAAACGTTAGCAAAAAACGGGGTGGACCTTTCTTTGATCTACCAGTTACGCTACACCCCTGGCCAATCCTTTCTACAGATTAAAAAAGACCTGCTGGCCACCGGCCTGGTGGAGTATGTAGAGCCCCTTTACCTCTATGAACCGCTGCATATCCCCAATGACCCCTTGGCAGATTCAGTGTCAGGCTCTCAGAACTACTTAAAGATCATCAACGCCTACAGAGCCTGGGATATCTCTAAGGGAGACAGCAACGTGGTTGTTGGAATTCTAGATACCGGCGTACGGCTTACCCACGAAGACCTGAGAGGTAACCTTAAATGCAACTACGCAGACCCCATTGACGGAATAGACAATGACGGCGACGGCTACGTGGACAACTTCAGGGGCTGGGACATGGCCGATGGCGACAACGACCCTACCGCCGACGCCAATGGACACGGCACCTTCGTTACGGGCTTCTCCTCTGCGCAGGCCAACAATGGCATAGGCATTACCGGGGTGGGCTACAATTGCAAATTCTTACCAATTAAGGTTTTCTCCTCTCAGTCTAACGGCCCTTTTAGGGGATATGATGCCATTGTCTACGCCGCCGACCATGGCGTAAAGGTGATTAACTTATCCTGGGGCGCTGCTGGCAACTATTCTGCCTATGAGCAGGATGTGATCAACTACGCAGCCATTAACCGAGATGTGGTCATAGTTGCCGCCGCAGGCAACACCAACGCTGAGTTGGATTTTTACCCGGCCTCTTATCAAAATGTATTATCGGTGGCTGCTTTGGATAAATATGATGTAAAAGGCAGTTCCCATACCTTCAGCTATGCCATTGACCTAGGGGCCTTGGGCGTAGACGCCTTTTCTACCCAAAATGCCAGCGACTCCCGTTACAGTTCAGCCTCCGGTTCTTCTTTTGCATCCCCAATAGTAGCGGGTGCGGCGGCTTTGGTGCGTAGCCGGTTCCCTACCTTAACAGCCCTTCAGGTGGCCGAACGGATCAGGGTCACCGCCGATGAAATTTATACCATCCCCGGCAACGCCCCCTACTATGAAAAACTAGGCAAAGGCCGTTTGAACGTGTACCGCGCCCTGGCAGAAAACACGACCAAAGCTGCCCGGATTACTGCCGTCAACCTGGTCAATAACGGAGCACTCCTGCCCGGCGAGGAGGTACAACTTACGGGCTCCTGCACCAATTATCTACAACCTTTATCTGCGCTCACGGTTACTATTTCCTCTACCAGCCCCTATATCCAGGTACTGCAGGACCGGGCCACCCTGGGCGCTATGGCTACGCTGGCCAGCTCTAGTAACCAGGCCACTCCTTTCAAAATTAAGATTGCCGCCAATACGCCTTCCAATACCACCATAGATCTGCGTTTTAGTTTTGCAGACGGCGCGTACACAGATTTCCAATATGTGAAACTGGTGCTCAACCCTAGCTTCCTGACCACAGATGTGAATGATCTGGTAGCCTCTGTCATGAGCACGGGGAACATTGGGTATAATGGATTGAACTACAGCCAGGGGAAAGGGGTAACTTACCGGGGCAGTTCGCCTCTGCTGGCAGAGGGCGGGTTACTGATAGGGTACTCCCCTACCTATGTGTCTGATAACATCAGAAACGAAAAAGGCGGCACCGACAAAGACTTTTATTCCGTCTCCACCCTTTTCCGGCAGGTAAACTCTCCCTACGCCGATTTCCATGCCTCCAACGTGATGGAAGATTCCCTCACCGTTACCAAAAACAAAAGCCTGAAAATCCAGCAGAATGTCTTCGCCTGGAAAGACAACCCTAACCGGGGGTATGTGATGCTGGAGTATATTCTGACCAACCGTACCACTGAGCCTATTGAGAATGCCTACGCCGGCTTCTTTACAGATTGGGACCTTCTGGCCGCATCTAAAAACGTGGTGGAATGGGACAACCAGTTACGACTGGGCTTTATCAGGCATATCACAGATACCACCCTCTGGACTGGCATTCAATTATTAAGTGAGGGCACCCCCGGGTTTTATGCGCTAGAGAATTCTTCTGCCACCCCGGGAACCATTAACATGGGAGATGGCTTCTCGGCGCAGGAAAAATACCTGGCCATGTCTGGGGGAGTGCAACGGGAAAAAGCCGGCTTTGACACGGGCAAAGACGTCTCCCTACTCGTTTCCAGCCCCATTAAATCATTACCGCCCAATGAACATGACACCGTGGCCTTTGCCATAGTGGCTGGCAACACCCGCGCCGAAATCTCCCAGAGCGCCGCAGCGGCCCTCCGGAAGTACCAGCAACTGCAAACAGCCCGTACTGTCACCTCCAGCCCGGGTCTTCTGCCTGCCGACGCCGTCAGCCTTTACCCCAACCCTACGCAGGGACAGGTAACGGTCTCCTTGCCGGCGGCCATGCAACAGACTACGGTAACGGTGCAACTGGTGAACGCCAGAGGCGAGATCGCCTGGCAAGGTCCGTACTCCCGCACCGATAAACCCAGCCTTGATTTCTCGCATCTGGCATCTGGTATCTACTACCTGCGCTTAACCTCTGCTGCCGGAACTGTGACGAAGAAGCTGATGCTCTCAAAATAA
- a CDS encoding peroxiredoxin family protein: MNKKSFFKYSFFTLLAAAMGLQGCSSPSTSSELKTGPWRGTIMVNGQEMPFNFTVSEEGGKQVAHLLNGEERILIDEISYVQDSVRLQMHIFDAALIAKADANKLTGRWDRKDVAEPYSLPFSAEHGKTSRFSENPAKPTLNVNGKWEVTFTEEDGQTYPSIGEFVQKGNALTGTFLTTTGDYRYLQGQVSGNELKLSTFDGAHAYLFTANGGPDSTLTGHFYSGKAGHETWTAKRNPDFKLASADTLTHLKPGYDRLDFSFPDLSGKKVSLTDPKFKGKVVVAQIFGSWCPNCMDETAFMAPWYAKNKSRGVEVVGLGYEVSPDYEKAKTRIEKMRDRMKVDYTLLVAGTKDKELVAKSLPALNHVLSFPTTIIIDKQGKVRKIHTGFSGPGTGKYYEEFVQDFNKTIDALLAE, encoded by the coding sequence ATGAACAAGAAATCGTTTTTTAAATATTCCTTTTTCACGCTTTTAGCGGCGGCCATGGGCCTGCAGGGCTGTTCTTCTCCTTCTACCTCAAGTGAGTTAAAGACAGGCCCTTGGCGCGGTACCATTATGGTGAACGGCCAGGAAATGCCTTTTAACTTTACCGTTTCTGAGGAAGGCGGAAAGCAGGTAGCTCATCTTCTTAACGGAGAAGAGAGAATTTTGATTGATGAAATTTCATACGTCCAGGATAGCGTGCGCCTGCAGATGCATATTTTTGACGCGGCCCTCATTGCCAAAGCAGATGCCAATAAGCTTACCGGCCGCTGGGACCGCAAAGACGTGGCCGAGCCGTACAGCCTGCCTTTCTCGGCGGAGCATGGGAAAACGAGTCGTTTTTCTGAAAACCCCGCCAAACCAACCCTCAACGTGAACGGTAAGTGGGAAGTAACCTTCACTGAAGAAGACGGCCAGACCTATCCTTCCATTGGTGAGTTTGTGCAGAAAGGCAATGCCCTTACCGGTACCTTCCTGACCACCACCGGCGACTACCGCTATCTGCAGGGCCAGGTTTCTGGCAATGAACTGAAGCTTTCAACCTTTGACGGGGCCCACGCCTATCTCTTCACGGCCAATGGCGGGCCGGACAGCACCTTGACCGGACACTTCTACTCCGGCAAAGCCGGCCATGAAACCTGGACCGCAAAACGCAACCCAGACTTTAAACTGGCCTCCGCCGACACGCTCACCCACCTGAAGCCGGGTTATGACCGCTTAGACTTTTCTTTCCCAGACCTGAGCGGCAAGAAAGTCTCCCTCACAGATCCAAAATTCAAAGGCAAGGTGGTGGTGGCGCAGATCTTCGGGTCCTGGTGCCCTAACTGTATGGATGAGACCGCATTTATGGCCCCCTGGTACGCCAAAAACAAAAGCCGCGGCGTGGAAGTGGTTGGTCTGGGCTATGAAGTGAGCCCGGATTATGAAAAGGCTAAAACTCGCATTGAAAAGATGCGCGACCGGATGAAGGTAGACTACACCTTGCTGGTGGCCGGCACCAAAGACAAGGAACTGGTGGCAAAATCTTTACCGGCCCTCAACCACGTACTCTCCTTCCCTACCACTATCATTATTGACAAGCAAGGCAAGGTACGCAAGATCCACACGGGCTTCTCGGGCCCCGGCACCGGCAAATACTATGAGGAGTTTGTGCAGGACTTCAATAAAACCATTGACGCCCTATTGGCCGAATAG
- the mgtA gene encoding magnesium-translocating P-type ATPase: MDLTTQSTFWQFEPPYWFGQLQSSGTGLTEQEALQRLQKAGVAIKRKPALQKDLLLFINQFRSPIILLLLGAVVLSAFLGDTSDVFIILLIVLSSSTLSFFQERKAGKVVERLQSMIALQSTVLRNGIAKEVLSTQIVPGDVILFNAGDLIPADCLLVEANELHANEASLTGESFPVRKETGRKEEQTPLAERRNCLWQGTSIVSGTGKALVVNTGTNTLFGTIVKSGATISESTFEKGIRDFGYFLMKITLVLSLVILVVNLLNHKSVVESALFALALAVGMAPELLPAITTIAMSAGAKRMLERNVIVKKLASIQNLGEVNLLCADKTGTVTEGTISVERLVDSTGQESDYVKTLAFWNASFETGYSNPIDEALKKMSMPATALPQKIGEIPYDFIRKRLSIAVDTGQEKLLISKGAYPQIVAICTTIRLNDHQVEPFAPHLEQVQKQFEKYGEDGLRAIALCYKNIPAEAVTKEAETEMTFVGFVLLKDPMKAGIVETILNLKKLYVDLKIITGDNKNIARSIGLGMGIAHPKIVTGPELLNISPEALEHKAAKTHIFAEVEPHQKERIILALRKSYTVAYLGDGINDVSAINAADVGISVSNAADITKEAADFVLLENNLSVLVDGIKEGRITFANTLKYIFISTGCTFGNMLSVAVASLFLPFLPMLPKQIILTNFITDIPYISITADNVDQEQIVKPGKWDLKLIRDYMVVFGLHSSLFDVVTFVTLLYLLKSTEGAFQTGWFIESILTELFILFIIRTYKNFFRSRPGKYLTLLSLVGLVLTLGLPYLPFAGSLGLVPLPLVNLGAMILIVLAYIITADLLKVWFFRRETHNLSRIR, translated from the coding sequence ATGGACCTGACCACCCAAAGCACCTTCTGGCAATTTGAGCCTCCGTATTGGTTTGGCCAGCTCCAGAGTTCCGGCACCGGGTTAACAGAGCAAGAAGCCTTGCAGCGTTTACAAAAGGCAGGGGTAGCGATTAAACGGAAACCCGCCCTCCAAAAGGATTTGCTTCTTTTTATCAATCAGTTCCGGAGCCCCATCATTCTGCTATTATTAGGCGCCGTGGTTCTGTCTGCCTTTCTGGGCGATACCTCAGACGTGTTCATTATTCTGCTGATTGTCCTTTCCTCCAGTACGCTAAGTTTCTTCCAGGAACGAAAGGCCGGCAAGGTAGTGGAAAGGCTACAGTCCATGATTGCCTTGCAGAGTACCGTTTTAAGAAACGGCATAGCAAAGGAAGTGCTCTCTACTCAGATTGTACCCGGTGATGTGATCCTGTTTAACGCCGGTGACCTCATTCCCGCCGATTGCCTGCTAGTGGAAGCCAATGAACTACATGCCAATGAGGCCAGCCTGACCGGAGAGTCTTTTCCGGTGCGCAAGGAAACCGGCAGAAAAGAAGAGCAAACCCCATTGGCAGAAAGACGCAACTGCCTCTGGCAGGGAACCAGTATTGTGAGCGGCACGGGCAAGGCGCTGGTAGTAAACACCGGTACCAATACCCTGTTCGGGACAATTGTCAAAAGCGGGGCTACCATCAGTGAAAGTACCTTTGAGAAAGGCATCAGGGATTTTGGCTATTTCCTGATGAAGATCACGCTGGTGCTGTCGCTAGTCATTCTGGTGGTCAATTTACTTAACCATAAAAGCGTGGTAGAATCGGCGCTGTTTGCCCTGGCGCTGGCCGTGGGAATGGCCCCGGAACTGTTACCCGCCATCACCACCATTGCCATGAGCGCGGGCGCCAAGCGCATGCTGGAGCGCAACGTGATTGTGAAGAAGCTGGCCTCCATCCAGAACCTGGGGGAAGTAAACCTGCTGTGCGCGGACAAGACCGGCACCGTGACCGAAGGCACCATCTCCGTGGAGCGCCTGGTAGACAGCACTGGCCAGGAAAGCGACTACGTGAAAACGCTGGCCTTCTGGAACGCTTCCTTTGAGACGGGGTATTCCAACCCCATAGATGAGGCGCTCAAGAAAATGTCCATGCCAGCCACTGCGCTGCCCCAGAAGATAGGAGAGATCCCGTATGATTTCATACGGAAGCGGTTGAGCATTGCCGTTGACACCGGCCAGGAAAAACTATTGATCAGTAAAGGCGCCTATCCTCAGATTGTCGCTATTTGCACCACCATCCGGTTGAATGACCACCAGGTGGAGCCCTTTGCGCCGCACCTGGAGCAGGTACAAAAACAGTTTGAGAAATACGGCGAAGACGGCCTGCGAGCCATTGCCCTGTGCTATAAAAACATTCCAGCGGAAGCCGTGACCAAGGAAGCGGAGACGGAGATGACCTTTGTGGGGTTTGTGTTGCTCAAAGACCCCATGAAAGCCGGTATTGTGGAAACCATTCTGAACCTTAAAAAGCTGTATGTAGACCTCAAGATTATCACCGGCGATAATAAAAACATTGCCCGCTCCATTGGGCTGGGAATGGGCATTGCGCACCCCAAAATTGTGACCGGCCCAGAACTGTTGAACATCAGCCCGGAGGCTCTGGAACACAAGGCGGCTAAGACCCACATCTTCGCGGAGGTGGAGCCGCACCAGAAAGAGCGCATCATTCTGGCCCTGCGCAAATCCTACACGGTGGCATACCTGGGCGATGGCATCAATGACGTGTCGGCCATCAACGCCGCAGATGTGGGCATCTCGGTGAGCAACGCAGCCGATATCACCAAGGAGGCCGCAGATTTTGTGTTGCTGGAGAATAACCTGTCGGTGTTGGTAGACGGCATCAAGGAGGGCCGCATCACCTTTGCCAATACCCTCAAATACATCTTCATCTCTACGGGCTGCACGTTTGGCAACATGCTGAGCGTGGCGGTGGCTTCGCTGTTTCTCCCGTTCCTGCCCATGCTGCCCAAGCAGATCATCCTCACTAATTTTATCACAGACATTCCCTATATCTCTATTACGGCAGACAACGTGGACCAGGAGCAGATAGTAAAGCCAGGAAAGTGGGACCTGAAACTGATCAGGGACTACATGGTGGTCTTCGGGCTGCACAGCTCGCTGTTTGACGTGGTAACGTTTGTCACGCTCCTGTACCTGCTGAAATCTACGGAAGGCGCTTTCCAGACTGGGTGGTTTATTGAGTCTATTCTTACGGAGCTGTTTATCCTGTTCATCATCAGGACCTACAAGAATTTCTTTAGAAGCCGCCCTGGCAAGTACTTGACCCTCTTAAGCCTGGTGGGGCTGGTCCTCACGCTGGGCCTCCCGTATCTACCCTTCGCTGGAAGCCTGGGACTGGTGCCTTTGCCGCTGGTCAATCTGGGGGCCATGATATTGATTGTGCTGGCCTATATCATCACCGCTGACTTGCTCAAGGTATGGTTTTTTAGGAGGGAAACCCACAACCTAAGCAGAATAAGGTAA
- a CDS encoding aconitate hydratase: MAFDVEMIKAVYAQLGDRIAAARTAVGRPLTQTEKILYAHLYNGAATQGYERGKSYVDFAPDRVAMQDATAQMALLQFMQAGRATAAVPSTVHCDHLIQARVGADQDLAEANTENKEVYDFLASVSNKYGLGFWKPGAGIIHQVVLENYAFPGGMMIGTDSHTPNAGGLGMIAIGVGGADAVDVMAGMAWELKFPKVIGVKLTGKLSGWTSAKDVILKVAGILTVKGGTGAIVEYFGEGANNLSCTGKATICNMGAEIGATTSVFAYDQKMKEYLVGTERAEIAEAADQVAQHLRADDEVYADPASFYDQLIEIDLSTLEPHVNGPFTPDAAWPISQFAAAVREHNWPAKLEVGLIGSCTNSSYEDITRAASVAKQATVKGLAVNAEYTITPGSEVVRFTTERDGLLDTFAEIGGVVLANACGPCIGQWARHTDDPKRKNSIITSFNRNFAKRNDGNPNTHAFVASPEIVTAFAIAGDLTFNPLTDTLTNKNGEQVKLDEPMGIELPVNGFAVEDAGYVAPAADPSAVNIVVDPNSDRLELLEPFKAWDGQDMTGLKLLIKAQGKCTTDHISMAGPWLKYRGHLDNISNNMLIGAINAFNGEANKVKNQLTRGSGYEEVPQVARTYKAAGLGSVVVGDENYGEGSSREHAAMEPRHLGVKVVLVKSFARIHETNLKKQGMLALTFANKEDYDRIEEEDVIDILGLTSFTPGVPLKVKLTHKDGSTYTFEANHTYNQGQIEWFKAGSALNLIRLQQNA; encoded by the coding sequence ATGGCATTTGATGTAGAAATGATCAAGGCAGTGTATGCGCAACTGGGCGACCGGATTGCAGCGGCACGTACGGCAGTAGGCCGTCCTTTAACTCAGACAGAGAAAATTCTTTACGCTCACTTATATAACGGTGCGGCTACGCAAGGCTATGAGCGGGGTAAGTCTTACGTAGATTTCGCGCCAGACCGCGTGGCCATGCAGGATGCCACCGCCCAGATGGCTTTGTTGCAGTTCATGCAGGCGGGCCGCGCCACGGCTGCTGTTCCTTCAACGGTACACTGTGATCACCTTATCCAGGCGCGCGTAGGCGCTGACCAGGATTTGGCCGAAGCGAACACCGAAAACAAAGAGGTGTATGATTTCCTGGCCTCGGTGTCTAACAAATATGGTCTTGGCTTCTGGAAACCAGGCGCAGGTATCATTCACCAGGTAGTACTGGAGAACTATGCCTTCCCGGGCGGAATGATGATCGGGACTGACTCCCACACGCCTAACGCAGGTGGTCTGGGCATGATCGCGATTGGCGTGGGCGGTGCCGATGCCGTTGACGTAATGGCCGGTATGGCCTGGGAACTGAAATTTCCGAAAGTGATTGGTGTGAAACTGACCGGTAAGTTAAGCGGTTGGACCTCTGCCAAAGACGTAATCCTGAAAGTGGCCGGTATTTTAACCGTTAAAGGCGGTACTGGAGCCATTGTAGAATATTTTGGCGAAGGTGCCAACAACCTGTCTTGTACCGGTAAAGCCACCATCTGTAACATGGGTGCCGAGATTGGAGCTACAACTTCAGTGTTCGCCTATGACCAGAAAATGAAAGAATACCTGGTAGGTACGGAGCGCGCTGAGATTGCCGAGGCCGCCGATCAGGTAGCCCAGCACCTGCGTGCCGATGACGAGGTATACGCTGACCCGGCTTCTTTCTATGACCAACTGATAGAAATTGACCTGAGCACCCTGGAGCCACACGTGAACGGTCCGTTCACCCCAGACGCCGCATGGCCTATCTCTCAGTTTGCCGCTGCCGTGCGTGAGCACAACTGGCCAGCCAAATTGGAAGTTGGTTTGATTGGTTCTTGCACCAACTCTTCTTATGAAGACATTACCCGCGCGGCCTCCGTGGCCAAGCAAGCCACTGTTAAAGGGCTGGCGGTAAACGCAGAATACACCATTACCCCAGGTTCTGAGGTAGTACGTTTCACCACTGAGCGTGACGGCTTACTTGATACCTTCGCAGAGATTGGCGGGGTTGTGCTGGCTAACGCCTGTGGACCTTGCATTGGCCAGTGGGCCCGTCACACCGACGATCCTAAGCGCAAAAACTCCATCATCACCTCGTTCAACCGTAACTTCGCGAAGCGGAACGACGGTAACCCAAACACCCACGCATTTGTGGCCTCTCCTGAGATTGTGACCGCCTTCGCTATTGCCGGTGACCTTACCTTTAACCCGCTCACCGACACCCTTACCAACAAAAACGGTGAGCAGGTGAAATTGGATGAGCCCATGGGTATTGAATTGCCGGTAAACGGTTTCGCCGTGGAAGACGCTGGTTACGTAGCCCCAGCTGCTGACCCAAGTGCCGTGAACATTGTGGTAGATCCTAACTCAGACCGTCTGGAGTTGCTGGAGCCGTTCAAGGCCTGGGACGGACAAGACATGACCGGGTTGAAACTGTTGATCAAAGCCCAGGGCAAGTGTACCACCGACCATATCTCTATGGCTGGTCCGTGGTTGAAATACCGTGGTCACTTGGATAATATCTCCAACAACATGTTGATTGGTGCTATCAACGCCTTCAACGGCGAAGCCAACAAGGTGAAAAATCAACTCACCCGCGGCAGCGGATACGAGGAAGTGCCTCAGGTAGCCCGTACCTATAAAGCCGCCGGTCTTGGGTCTGTGGTAGTAGGAGACGAGAACTACGGAGAAGGCTCTTCCCGTGAGCACGCGGCCATGGAGCCCCGTCACTTAGGCGTGAAAGTGGTATTGGTGAAATCCTTCGCCCGTATTCACGAGACCAACCTCAAGAAGCAAGGCATGCTGGCCTTAACCTTCGCTAACAAGGAAGATTATGACCGCATTGAGGAAGAGGATGTAATTGACATCCTTGGTTTAACCAGCTTCACTCCGGGCGTTCCTTTGAAAGTTAAGTTAACGCATAAAGACGGTTCTACTTACACCTTTGAGGCCAACCATACCTACAACCAAGGTCAGATTGAGTGGTTTAAAGCCGGCTCTGCCCTTAACTTGATTCGTCTGCAGCAGAATGCCTAA
- a CDS encoding ABC transporter ATP-binding protein, with amino-acid sequence METVSTDRPHDPTASDGEKLQVSQSLTGLVFGLLKPYRTWILIIIAAMLGETIMSLATPWPLKIIIDNVINDHDLPRWLAWIRAFSIGETKFELALLAALVIVFVTVLGELASFANNYYTESVAQYVANDLRRHMYHHLLRLSLSYYDRNQVGKLLSTITSDVSTIQDFASQTLLNILIDALTIIGMLIIMFSLNWDFTLMAVGVSPFLLLFIVRFKKAVKKATHEVRRDQAEMVSVLQQGLESIRNINAFGRQDLEEHRLEKVSYETIEAALKARKVKSMISPVVSIVISLCTAFVLYRGAELVLKGLMTLGALTVFLSYLNKFFNPVKNLAKMTTNIAQALVALERIQQILGTDTFIYQKPNARTPGKFKGDIKLENLSFAYLPGNLVLHNLNLEIKAGQHVGICGPTGSGKSTIASLIPRFYDPTAGRVLMDGVDIKEFKLDGLRMQISFVLQETVLFFGTIQENIAYGRPEATQEEILEAAQKANAHEFIIRLPQGYNTEVGERGMTLSGGERQRVGIARAIVRNSPILILDEPTASLDPEAEKSVLDALEKLMEGRTVITITHRLHTIRAADNIFVIKDGSVVEEGTSNELLQKGGLFAELYTLQENEV; translated from the coding sequence ATGGAAACAGTTTCTACAGACAGGCCACATGATCCAACGGCATCTGACGGGGAAAAACTGCAGGTCTCCCAAAGCCTGACGGGCCTGGTGTTTGGGTTGCTGAAGCCTTACCGCACCTGGATCCTGATCATAATTGCCGCCATGCTGGGCGAAACCATCATGAGCCTGGCCACTCCATGGCCTTTGAAAATCATTATAGACAATGTGATCAATGACCATGACTTACCTAGGTGGCTGGCTTGGATCAGGGCTTTTTCCATTGGCGAGACCAAGTTTGAACTGGCCCTTCTGGCTGCATTGGTCATTGTTTTTGTCACCGTGTTAGGGGAACTGGCTAGCTTTGCCAATAATTATTATACAGAGAGTGTGGCCCAATACGTGGCCAATGATTTGCGCCGGCACATGTACCACCACTTGCTGCGGCTTTCGCTTTCTTACTATGACCGCAACCAGGTAGGTAAACTCCTCAGTACCATTACCTCAGACGTTTCCACTATCCAGGATTTCGCTTCCCAGACCTTGTTGAACATTCTGATAGATGCCCTTACTATTATAGGCATGCTTATAATTATGTTCTCCCTTAACTGGGACTTTACCCTCATGGCGGTGGGCGTGTCTCCGTTTCTGCTGCTCTTTATTGTCCGGTTCAAGAAAGCCGTGAAAAAAGCCACCCATGAGGTGCGCAGGGATCAAGCCGAAATGGTAAGTGTGCTGCAACAAGGGCTGGAATCCATCAGAAATATCAATGCCTTTGGCCGGCAGGACCTGGAAGAGCACCGCTTGGAAAAGGTGAGTTATGAAACCATTGAGGCCGCCTTGAAAGCCCGAAAGGTAAAGTCTATGATTTCGCCGGTGGTCAGTATTGTCATATCCCTTTGCACCGCTTTTGTGCTGTACCGCGGCGCTGAACTGGTCCTGAAGGGGTTAATGACTTTGGGGGCCTTAACGGTATTTCTCTCGTACCTCAATAAGTTTTTCAACCCGGTCAAGAACCTTGCCAAAATGACCACCAACATTGCCCAAGCGCTGGTGGCCCTGGAACGGATTCAACAGATCTTAGGCACAGATACGTTTATCTACCAGAAGCCAAATGCCCGTACGCCTGGTAAATTTAAAGGTGACATTAAACTGGAAAATCTGTCATTTGCCTATCTGCCGGGCAACCTGGTGCTGCATAACCTCAACTTGGAGATAAAAGCAGGGCAGCACGTAGGTATTTGCGGACCTACCGGCAGCGGAAAATCTACCATCGCCAGCCTCATCCCCAGGTTTTATGATCCCACGGCCGGCCGGGTATTGATGGACGGGGTAGACATAAAGGAGTTCAAGCTAGACGGCCTCAGAATGCAGATCAGTTTTGTGCTCCAGGAGACCGTACTTTTCTTCGGAACCATCCAGGAGAATATCGCCTACGGAAGGCCCGAGGCCACCCAAGAGGAAATTCTGGAGGCCGCCCAGAAAGCCAATGCCCATGAGTTTATCATCCGGCTTCCGCAGGGGTATAACACGGAGGTAGGGGAAAGGGGCATGACGCTGTCTGGGGGAGAGCGGCAGCGCGTTGGCATAGCCCGGGCCATTGTGCGAAATTCCCCCATCCTTATCCTGGATGAACCCACCGCCTCCCTGGACCCCGAGGCCGAGAAAAGCGTGCTGGACGCCCTTGAAAAACTGATGGAGGGCCGCACCGTCATCACCATCACCCACCGGCTGCACACCATAAGGGCAGCAGACAATATCTTTGTCATTAAAGATGGCAGTGTGGTAGAGGAAGGAACCAGTAATGAATTGCTACAAAAAGGGGGCCTGTTTGCCGAGCTGTATACGCTGCAGGAGAATGAGGTCTGA